A region of the Nocardia nova SH22a genome:
ACGACCTCACGGATATTGCTGTTACGCAGGGCATCCAGGGCGTGATCGGCGATATCGGTCTTGGCCAGATCGTCGGGCGCCACGGTCAGCACGCGCGCCACGTCGAGGGCGACGTTGCCGTTGCCGACGATCACCGCCCGCTCACCCGACAGGTCGAAGCTGCGCTCGGCGTAATCGGGGTGCCCGTTGTACCAGGCCACGAACTCGGTCGCGGAATGGCTGCCGGGCAGATCCTCACCCGGAACGTCGAGACGACGGTCGGTCGAGGCGCCCACGGCGTAGATCACCGCGTGGTGGTGTGCCAGCAACTCGTCGTGGGAAATGTGCTTGCCCACCTCGACGTTGAGCCGGTACTGCAGGGTGTCGCGGCGGAACGCGCTCTCGAACATGGCCGACACCGATTTCGTGCCCGGATGATCGGGCGCCACACCCGCACGGACCAGGCCGTACGGGGTCGGCAGGCGGTCGAACATCTCCACCTCGACATCGGCACGACGCAGCAACTCGTCGGCGGCGTAACAGGCCGCGGGCCCGGCGCCGACGATCGCCACCCGCAGCGTGCCCAGTTCCTTCGGCGGACGCGACGGGGTCACCAACGGGTCGAAATTCGACTCCAGCGGATGCCGCTGGAAGTAGGCGGCGTTGATGTCGCGGAAACGTGCCAGCGAGGCGGACAGATCGTCCTCGGAGAAGATGGCCTCCACCGGGCAGGCATCCACACAGGCACCGCAGTCGATACAGGTGTCGGGGTCGATGTACAGCTGCTCGGTCGTCGCGAACTCGGGTTGTTCCGGAGTAGGACGAATGCAATCGACCGGGCACTCGGGAACGCAGCTGGCGTCGTTGCAACAACGCTGCGTGATCACGTAGGCCATATCTCGCAGATCCTCGAAAACATCATGGGGCATCCCCACCCGTGGTCCGGGCGGGGCGTGCATCACACCCATGCCGGTGGGCAAGTTGATGTGACACCACCCTTCAGTGTGCCTCGAGAGTGAGTTACATCTCCCATCAGGAGGGTGTCCCCTGTGCCACACCCGAACATGTGCGGGCTTACGGTGTGCAGATGGTGCGCACGCTCATCCTGATGCGACACGGCAAGTCCGCTTATCCGCCCGGCGTCGAGGACCATTCCCGGCCGCTGGCCTCCCGCGGCAGACGCGAAGCAGCGCTGGCGGGCACCTGGCTGCGCGAGACCCAGCCCGCGATCGACGCCGTGTACTGCTCCGATGCCGTGCGCACCCGGGAGACGCTGACGGCGACCGACCTCACGGCACCGGTCACCTACGAGCACTCGATCTACGAGGCGTCCCCGCACACGCTGATCGAACTGATCCAGCTGACCGCCGACGAGGTGGAAACCCTGCTGGTGGTCGGGCATTCACCCGGTATGCCGTGGACGGCATGGGAGCTGGCGGCCAACCGCGCGTCACTTCCGGCCGAGGAGCTCAGCCGGAAGTTTCCGACCTCGGCTCTGGCGGTGCTGGAATTCGACCGGCCGTGGCAGGAGGTCGATCCGGGCACCGGCGAACTGCTGCGGTTCCACGTGCCACGCTGAAATTCCACGCGGCACGTTCGGGTGTCAGCGCAGGAACTTGCCTCGCACCACCACGACCGCGCCCAGCGCGACGAGCACCACCAGCGCGACGAACCAGTTGGTCAGCGCCCAGACGACACCGAGGACGACGAGCACCGGAATCGCCACGACGAGGGCGAGGAACGGGCTTTCCTTGATCGTCTCCAGCGCCGACCGCGCGCGGATCCGATCGATCTCTTTGGCCATGAATCCAGGGTAGGTGCTCGGAGGCGGAACCGCTCGAATCCGGTCGCGGCCCGAACTTGTCGGTGCCCGGTGAGATGCTCCTCACATGGATTGGAGAATCGAGCTCGTCGCCATCCCGGTCACCGATGTGGACCGGGCCAAGGACTTCTACACCGGTATCGGATTCAACGCCGATCACGACGCCAGCCCGACACCCGATATCCGCTTCGTCCAGCTGACACCGCCGGGGTCGGGGTGTTCGATCTGTATCGGCAGGGGCATCACCGACGCCGCGCCCGGCAGTGTGGTCGGCATGCAGATGGTGGTGGCCAGCGCCGAGGACGCCTATCGGCACCTGGTGGCCGCGGGCGTCGAGGCCACGCCGGTCAAGGACGAGGGCTGGGGCCTGTTCACCTACTTCGCCGATCCGGACGGCAACAAGTGGGCGGTCCAGGAGCTGCCGAAGCGCGATTGAGGCCGTCCGGGCGCTTGCTTGGAGCGCACTCCAAGTCGGTACTGTCGAAGGGCAGATTCGGCAGGAAGGCGACCGGCCATGACGACCACCACCGCGAATCCCCTCGAGCACGCCGAGGACTACGAGCACCCGAAATACTCCATCGGCGATGTCGCGGAGAGGACCGGTCTCACCCGCGACACCCTGCGCTGGTACGAGCGCATCGGCCTGATGGACTACATCGGGCGCGATTCCAGCGGTAAACGCCGGTTCAGCGATCGCGATCTGAACTGGCTGCATCTGATCGGCTGCCTGCGCGCCACCGGGATGTCGGTGGCCGACATGGTCCACTACGCCGAGTTGGTGCGCGCCGGTGACGGCACCACCGCGGAGCGCCTGGAGATGTTCCGCCGCACCCGCGAAGGTGTGCTGGAGCAGATCGCGGACCTGCATCGCACCCTCGGGGTCCTCGATCACAAGATCGATCTCTACGAGGGCAGGGTGGCCGATGTGGCTGCCATGCAACACATCTGAGCCGGATCCGCAGCGGATCCGAGGATGCGTGACGTCGCATACATCCCGCGCATGGTGACGCAGGGCACGGTTACGATGCCTGGGCTATGCAAAATCCCGCTGCCGATGCCCGTGTCTGGGTCGACAAACAGAGCCCCGAATCGTTCCGCGCGCTCAATGGTGTCGCGCTGGCCGTCCGCAGCGCGGCGGAGGCCGCCGGTCTCGATCGTTCGCTGATCGAGCTGGTCAACGTCCGGGTCTCACAGCTCAACGGATGTGCGTACTGCTTGGATGTGCACTCCCGTGCGGCTCTGAAGGCCGGAGTGACCTCACAACGGCTCGAGGTGCTGCCCGCCTGGCGTCGTACCGATCTGTTCACCCCGCTCGAACGTGCCGCCCTCGTCCTCGCCGAGACGACCACCACGCTGCCCGATGAGGAGACTCTCGAGCGTGCGTACATCTTTGCGCGGCAACATCTGTCGGACGAACAGATCTCGGTGATCATCTGGGTCGCGACGACCATCGGCGCGTTCAATCGCGTGTCGATCATGAGCAGGCATCCGGTGCGGGCGAGAACACAGGAGTACTCATGATCGATCAGGCCGCCACCGCCGCAGTCGTCCGCAACGACGCCCAGCACCGGTACGAGGTGTGGTACGGCGACAAGCTCGCCGGCTTCGCCGAGTACCGGGACAACGGTGAGGACATCGCCTTCATCCACACCGAGGTCGACGGAGAGTTCAGCGGCAAAGGCCTGGCCACCACGCTGGCCAGGCAGTCGATCGAGGATGCGGTATCCCGTGGGCGCGCGATCGTGCCGCGCTGTTCGTTCATCAAGAGCTGGCTCGACAAGCACCCGGACTACGATGATCAGGTAGTCGGGAAGGGTATTCAGCGGTAGCCATTTCGGGCCGCCGCCGTGACCAGCGGACGGTGAGGCACCGATATGAGTGATCTCGAGGCGAACCCGGCGGAAGCGCTGTGTGAATCCTCCCCGGCACCCGGCCCGCGCGCGGATTTCTATCCCGCGCGGGAAGTGCCGCTCGGCGGAGTCCGCGGGGTCACGGTGATGCGGGTGCTGCCGCAGCGCGATCTGCCCACCGTCGGCGCCTGGTGTTTCCTGGACCATTTCGGCGCGACCGAATCGTCACATCGGCTGCCGCCGGATATCGACCCGCATCCGCATATCGGGTTGCAGACGGTGACCTGGCCCTTCGACGGCCGCATCCGGCATCGCGACAGCCTCGGCTCCGATGTGGAGATCGAGCCCGGTCAGTTGAATCTGATGACCTCCGGGCACGGTATCGCCCATTCGGAGTACACGGTCGCGGGTGCGCCGGCCG
Encoded here:
- a CDS encoding carboxymuconolactone decarboxylase family protein, with the protein product MQNPAADARVWVDKQSPESFRALNGVALAVRSAAEAAGLDRSLIELVNVRVSQLNGCAYCLDVHSRAALKAGVTSQRLEVLPAWRRTDLFTPLERAALVLAETTTTLPDEETLERAYIFARQHLSDEQISVIIWVATTIGAFNRVSIMSRHPVRARTQEYS
- a CDS encoding MerR family transcriptional regulator yields the protein MTTTTANPLEHAEDYEHPKYSIGDVAERTGLTRDTLRWYERIGLMDYIGRDSSGKRRFSDRDLNWLHLIGCLRATGMSVADMVHYAELVRAGDGTTAERLEMFRRTREGVLEQIADLHRTLGVLDHKIDLYEGRVADVAAMQHI
- a CDS encoding FAD-dependent oxidoreductase, with amino-acid sequence MAYVITQRCCNDASCVPECPVDCIRPTPEQPEFATTEQLYIDPDTCIDCGACVDACPVEAIFSEDDLSASLARFRDINAAYFQRHPLESNFDPLVTPSRPPKELGTLRVAIVGAGPAACYAADELLRRADVEVEMFDRLPTPYGLVRAGVAPDHPGTKSVSAMFESAFRRDTLQYRLNVEVGKHISHDELLAHHHAVIYAVGASTDRRLDVPGEDLPGSHSATEFVAWYNGHPDYAERSFDLSGERAVIVGNGNVALDVARVLTVAPDDLAKTDIADHALDALRNSNIREVVVLGRRGPLQAAYTSAEFLALGHLKGVDVVIDPAELELDPASQALLDDPDIEPSLKLKYELAQEYAAEAPNPDNKRIVFRYLASPTEITGDGHVEAVEFVHNELVAEDGRIVARASDRTETLAASMVLRSIGYRGVPIADLPFDERAGIVPNEHGRVVADAAHVTGVYVSGWIKRGPRGVIGSNRVDATETVEHLLEDFTTGKLVAPQGDRAALEALLAQRQPDAVGREGWKAIDTAEKTAGKSGGRPRIKFTSIEDLLKAARG
- a CDS encoding VOC family protein, producing the protein MDWRIELVAIPVTDVDRAKDFYTGIGFNADHDASPTPDIRFVQLTPPGSGCSICIGRGITDAAPGSVVGMQMVVASAEDAYRHLVAAGVEATPVKDEGWGLFTYFADPDGNKWAVQELPKRD
- a CDS encoding GNAT family N-acetyltransferase, whose translation is MIDQAATAAVVRNDAQHRYEVWYGDKLAGFAEYRDNGEDIAFIHTEVDGEFSGKGLATTLARQSIEDAVSRGRAIVPRCSFIKSWLDKHPDYDDQVVGKGIQR
- a CDS encoding SixA phosphatase family protein is translated as MVRTLILMRHGKSAYPPGVEDHSRPLASRGRREAALAGTWLRETQPAIDAVYCSDAVRTRETLTATDLTAPVTYEHSIYEASPHTLIELIQLTADEVETLLVVGHSPGMPWTAWELAANRASLPAEELSRKFPTSALAVLEFDRPWQEVDPGTGELLRFHVPR